The window TTGCTTGGCATTTTGCTTGCTATATTTGTAAGCCTGCTATATTTGTAAGCCTAGCCTATTGGAGAGGGCGCATATGATGTGGGTTGATCACGGGTGTCACTAGAACTAAACGTATTGCTAAATTTAGACGGTTGCTTTCGGAACCATAACACACCACAGCTCTTTCACCTTATCTTTTGAACCAGCACAACTCTGCGAGTCACATGGGCTGTGAGACAGTGATCGCACTTTCTGTTGGGAACTCCATTTGTGCCCAGCTGTACAACACGTTCCTAAACTCTGGAGTTTTCTTGCGTAACATTTGACAGTGGGTTTAAATCGTAGTATTGGAGACTCTGATGTCCTCTGTACAGTGCATGGTATTTTCGCAAAAAAAATTAGCAGCATCAAAATGTCTTTCTTAACCATaccagaaccagagggtctTTTCACCTCGGTGAAGACTGGCAAGGTAACTGAAGAGGGTCACTCTTCCGTGGATGAGGACGATGATGACGATACACAGAATGTGCATCTCATCCCAAGGTGTTCTCCGATACCCAGAAAGCGTGGACAATCAATTTACGACGAGGACGCCGAATATTTACGAATCCGATTGGGGTTGGTGCTACCCGCAAGGAGAGTATCATTCGCCGATACAACAGGTGGAGACCTAGTGGATGTGAAGGAATTTGTCGCATTTGATTCAGACGAGGAAGATGCAACGTATGAAGCAGAAGAAGCAAAGTACCGGGGGCCAGATCGTCACCCAATTTACCGTGTGAGGCCTGAGTTCGACATGCCCACCCCCTCTACATTGACGCACGCCGTTCACACTAATAAGATAGAAGTGGAAATGGTGTCTACTGTTGAAGACGATCCACTGACATTCAAGGGGATTATCAGAGTCTTAAACATCAGCTTCAATAAAGCAGTCTATATTCGTTCAACTATGGACAGTTGGGGCACTTATTATGATTATCCTGCCGAATATGTCCAGGGATCACACGATGGAGAGACTGATAAGTTTTCTTTTAGACTGTCCTTTGCCCCACCTTATGTTACTCATGGCTCTCGAATTGAGTTTGTGGTTCAGTTTAAAACGCCTGATGGAGATTACTGGGCGAATAACAATGGTAGGAATTATGTCGTGACCCTTCTCTTGTCCTATGAAGAAGAATTGGCTCAAGCCAGCAGATATGATATGCAAGACATAAAAGGTATCCTGAAACCTGGAAAAATCTACAGGTAGGCCCAAATAAGGCGTCCAAGCATCCATTTCCCAGAGCATGCAAGGAAATTAAGCCAACCAAAATATGAGAGTAGTCCTTTTGCACAATTATACACCACTGTAAGGAATTAGCTAAGGCTGACTTTTTATTAGCCAATACAAAAGCATAAGCAGTTCAAACACTGAAGAATATGCTAATTGTACCCTACTTACAGAAGGCCTATTATGTGGGGCTAGTAGCTTTAATGAGCATGAGACAGCCAGGTCCTAGTGTCTCCAGGCATTTTGAAAGGAGACATGTTTGGAAAGAGAGAACACACCCCTCTCAGAATGCCAGTCATCCAGGGGTGTAAGTGGGGTTCTAAATAGGACAGGGCAGGTGTCACTTTCAGCCTTGCCGTTTCAAGGACCAAGACTTTACCCCTGACCTTTCAATCAGACCAAGCTTGTTTCAATGGTAAAGGTCATGACCTTGTGTAGAAGCCCAGACAAACACCTCTTCTTTAGCTCTTCATAAAGATCAACTGGATCACTTTCCTTGATCCTGCCTTTCTTGATTGGCAGGATGGTGATGACATTTTGATAGGAGCACAGAATGTGCCCTAATGGCTCTTTCCTATTGAGTGGCACTCACATGACATGTTACCACACTTCCTCAAGAGGTGTTGTCTGCTTGTTGTGTAGACAAGACCTACAGACAAGCCTGTACATAAACTGTCACCTGGCCAACCCAACCACACACTGTCATAACTGAACCTGGGTGATTGGGAATGCATTCGTTTTGCCTCATTGTTTCTCATTTAAACAGTTTGTGACTATTTCCACAATTAATATTTGAGACTGGGTGAGCTAGGACACATTGGTGTGGATATAAATGTCAATA of the Hypomesus transpacificus isolate Combined female chromosome 18, fHypTra1, whole genome shotgun sequence genome contains:
- the si:ch211-167b20.8 gene encoding protein phosphatase 1 regulatory subunit 3A isoform X3, encoding MSFLTIPEPEGLFTSVKTGKVTEEGHSSVDEDDDDDTQNVHLIPRCSPIPRKRGQSIYDEDAEYLRIRLGLVLPARRVSFADTTGGDLVDVKEFVAFDSDEEDATYEAEEAKYRGPDRHPIYRVRPEFDMPTPSTLTHAVHTNKIEVEMVSTVEDDPLTFKGIIRVLNISFNKAVYIRSTMDSWGTYYDYPAEYVQGSHDGETDKFSFRLSFAPPYVTHGSRIEFVVQFKTPDGDYWANNNGRNYVVTLLLSYEEELAQASRYDMQDIKGILKPGKIYSMEDDFYDDPDLEEGEPECFVTVRPIPICPAIIQPEIDVELIEASART